In a single window of the Centroberyx gerrardi isolate f3 chromosome 17, fCenGer3.hap1.cur.20231027, whole genome shotgun sequence genome:
- the hs1bp3 gene encoding HCLS1-binding protein 3 yields the protein MPDGLITSRPLQNETTGIDLQVPLYQEVRGAMMTGHVEYQIVVVTRLAAFKSPRHKPGDTIQLVVSKKYSDMDEFHNRLVAQYPKIALPAMPRKALFVGETDIRERRAAFDELVKFIAKNPTLAACSEVLEFLGAKSAEADIKTRSVLLGEEPDEDEVNFFQDAGASLPRKGPDLQSGKPTEEEGDDEDEEPYLGPLGDTKCKKKAKPPLQPKPVKKVSLFGDCEPTETDLFHFPAEEGNLKLFEDQDLGGTVTLGDSLLLPTAYDQAKSSGLGLDEDTDELFRVEEDFDKLLKVTKQMKDKPPLGPKPKPAEKPPALTSKAGTSLVNPPVAVDQLKDQMDILQYIQQNELDANNDQDLF from the exons ATGCCCGACGGATTAATAACCAGCAG ACCCCTACAGAATGAGACCACAGGCATCGACCTCCAGGTCCCTCTCTACCAGGAGGTTCGTGGGGCCATGATGACCGGCCATGTCGAGTACCAGATCGTTGTGGTCACAAGGCTCGCAGCCTTCAAATCCCCAAGGCATAAGCCTGGAGACACCATCCAACTGGTG GTTTCCAAGAAGTACAGCGACATGGATGAGTTCCATAACAGACTGGTTGCCCAGTATCCAAAAATTGCCTTGCCAGCCATGCCACGCAAGGCCTTGTTTGTGGGAGAGACTGACATTCGAGAGCGCCGGGCGGCCTTTGATGAACTTGTCAAGTTTATCGCTAAGAATCCCACACTTGCTGCCTGTTCAGAGGTGCTGGAGTTCTTAG GTGCTAAATCTGCTGAAGCAGACATCAAAACTAGGAGTGTTTTACTCGGTGAAGAGCCAGATGAGGATGAAGTCAACTTCTTCCAGGACGCCGGGGCATCGCTTCCCAGGAAAGGACCTGACCTTCAGTCAGGGAAGCCCAcggaggaagagggagatgaCGAAGATGAAGAGCCATACCTTGGACCTCTGGGAGACACAAA GTGTAAGAAGAAGGCCAAGCCGCCTCTGCAGCCTAAACCTGTGAAGAAGGTATCGCTGTTTGGAGACTGTGAACCTACAGAAACAGACTTATTTCATTTTCCAGCTGAGGAAG GGAATCTGAAGTTGTTTGAGGATCAAGACCTTGGTGGGACAGTGACTCTGGGAGACTCCTTGCTGCTTCCAACAGCATATGACCAGGCAAAATCCTCTGGCTTAGGACTGGATGAAGACACAGATGAACTCTTCAG GGTTGAGGAGGACTTTGACAAGCTTCTTAAGGTGACAAAACAGATGAAGGACAAGCCACCTCTGGGCCCAAAGCCGAAACCAGCTGAGAAACCCCCAGCTTTAACCTCAAAGGCTGGGACATCTCTGGTGAATCCACCAGTAGCTGTAGATCAGCTTAAGGACCAAATGGACATCCTACAATACATTCAACAAAATGAGTTAGATGCTAACAATGATCAGGATCTTTTCTAA